Part of the Deltaproteobacteria bacterium genome, TGAATTGGCAGGCATTGCGAAGCAGACAGGCCCGCAACCAACTTGTTCAATAAATCTAAATACATTTAGCACAGATACCGGGTTTGTTCAAGTTGATTGCCCCCAAAAGAACCACCCTCTCAATTTGTCGGATATGCCCGGGAAGAGCATGTTGCCTTTCCTGCGGAACATTTCCAAACCTGGAAGGCTACAAGCTCCTCTTGTACCAAACACGACCGCCGATACTGAAATTTAGCTGATCTTTTTTGGGTATTTTGAATAGTAGTGCGCATTCTCCCAGCTTAGCTTCAGCGCCTTGTTCAACATGTAGGCCGCGTAAAATTTTTTCAAATTTTTGAGCCTTGCTAGGGATTTAATCATGCGTATTGGATAGGTGGGAAACGCGTAAAGCCTCTTTTTTATGTAATTGTCAGCCACGTAGACCCTGTCGAGGTTCGTATTGTCAGATTTGTGCACAACGTAAGAAAACCTGTATTTATCCCAATCTGCTGGAAAATCGCTGTATATAAGGCGATTTTCTTTATTCATCTGGTCCATCAGATCGGTTCCCGGGAGTGGTGTAAGGATGCTTATCTGAAACATGTCGATCCCGGAGTCCACCATAAAATCGGCAAGATCTTTGTAATATCGATCAGATTCATGGTCATTACCGATGATAAAGGCACCGAACACGCCGATGCCGTATTTGTGAAAAGTCTCCACAACCCGCTTGTAATTATCCACGCCGGTTTTGACATTAACGCCTTTTTTCATGCTCTGCAATGAATCCAGGCTGATTGTCTCAAATCCGATAAACACGAACATACAGCCTGCCTCGGCGGCAAGCCGGATAACCTCGTCATCGTCGGCCGCATTAATCGACGTCTGCATCCACCACTTTTTATTCAGGGATTGTTGGATCATGCCTTTGAACAGTTCTTTGGCCCTTTGGATACTTTCCGGGCTGTAGCCGATCAGGTTGTCGTCCACAAAGGCGATATAAGGACTTTCGATCGCTTTCAATTCGTGCAGCACGTCATCCGGACGCCGGCACCGATATTGCTTTCCCAGGTAGCGTGACACCGAGCAGAAATGGCAGTTGAAAGGACACCCTCTGGAGGTCTGGACCGAACTCCAAAGGTAATCAGGATGCAGCAAATCCCTC contains:
- a CDS encoding B12-binding domain-containing radical SAM protein; the protein is MKKLLLINPVGRKSGYLMSKYSTFSPLGLAYVAAVTPSGWDVKIADENFDAFQPEAADLVAITAFTSNVNRAYEIASHYRNQGTTVVMGGIHASMIPEEVMGHVDSIIVGEVEGIWGKVIGDFENGCLARRYDGPRVDLDNFDVMPRRDLLHPDYLWSSVQTSRGCPFNCHFCSVSRYLGKQYRCRRPDDVLHELKAIESPYIAFVDDNLIGYSPESIQRAKELFKGMIQQSLNKKWWMQTSINAADDDEVIRLAAEAGCMFVFIGFETISLDSLQSMKKGVNVKTGVDNYKRVVETFHKYGIGVFGAFIIGNDHESDRYYKDLADFMVDSGIDMFQISILTPLPGTDLMDQMNKENRLIYSDFPADWDKYRFSYVVHKSDNTNLDRVYVADNYIKKRLYAFPTYPIRMIKSLARLKNLKKFYAAYMLNKALKLSWENAHYYSKYPKKIS